A single region of the Magnetococcus sp. PR-3 genome encodes:
- a CDS encoding nucleotidyltransferase domain-containing protein — MNDGSELLAVLRQPEYLLTLPPAQQEPLLRLLRIEGLLAHVGARLQAMGHWSAMPEDLQGVFLPAMAYADDRRRMLLWEVNRIRRSLRHLHYPLMLLKGAAYAILDLPNARGRLVADVDIMLPRQDVEPVEQALLAQGWEGIKMDAYDQHYYRQWMHEIPPLIHTKRNVELDIHHTILPLTSRLKPDVGALWAAADLLGEDVEPQYRGLLVLRPTDMVLHAVVHLFQEDLHHGLRGLVDIHLMLCHFGEAQKGFWEALVPRAERLDLGRPLYYALYQCHQLLDTPIPQSVLEASQADAPPAPIRSFMNRLMTRLFTPRLRAVGREETLDIPARFFMYIRAHWLRMPPGLLLKHLSRKSTRRWGPDVWTQRNP; from the coding sequence ATGAATGACGGTTCAGAGCTGTTGGCTGTGTTGCGCCAACCCGAATACCTCCTGACACTACCCCCTGCTCAGCAAGAGCCCCTGTTGCGTCTGCTACGTATTGAGGGGTTGTTGGCCCATGTGGGGGCCCGTTTACAGGCTATGGGCCATTGGTCGGCCATGCCAGAGGATCTTCAAGGTGTCTTTTTACCGGCCATGGCCTATGCCGATGATCGTCGGCGTATGTTGTTGTGGGAAGTCAACCGTATCCGCCGCTCCTTACGGCACCTGCATTATCCGCTAATGCTACTCAAAGGGGCAGCATATGCCATTTTAGACCTTCCGAATGCCCGTGGGCGCTTGGTAGCCGATGTCGATATTATGCTCCCGCGGCAAGATGTTGAGCCGGTGGAGCAGGCGCTGCTGGCTCAAGGGTGGGAGGGCATTAAAATGGATGCCTATGATCAGCACTACTACCGGCAGTGGATGCATGAAATTCCACCATTAATCCATACCAAACGTAATGTTGAGCTGGATATTCACCACACCATTTTACCCCTAACCAGTCGGTTAAAGCCTGATGTAGGGGCGTTGTGGGCGGCGGCGGATCTGTTGGGTGAGGATGTTGAACCACAATATCGGGGGCTGTTGGTGCTACGGCCTACCGATATGGTGTTGCATGCCGTGGTGCACCTGTTCCAGGAGGATCTACACCATGGCCTGCGTGGCTTGGTCGATATCCACCTGATGCTGTGCCATTTTGGTGAGGCACAAAAAGGGTTTTGGGAGGCGTTGGTGCCTCGGGCAGAGCGTCTGGACCTAGGGCGACCCCTCTATTACGCCCTTTATCAATGCCATCAGTTGCTGGATACCCCCATTCCCCAGTCGGTGTTAGAGGCCAGTCAGGCGGATGCCCCGCCAGCCCCAATCCGTTCTTTTATGAACCGCCTGATGACCCGTCTTTTTACCCCACGTTTACGGGCCGTTGGCCGGGAAGAGACGTTGGATATACCTGCCCGTTTCTTTATGTACATCCGTGCCCATTGGTTACGGATGCCGCCGGGTTTATTGCTTAAACATCTTAGCCGTAAAAGTACCAGACGATGGGGGCCCGATGTGTGGACTCAGCGCAATCCTTGA
- a CDS encoding HPr-rel-A system PqqD family peptide chaperone, translating to MSDLPLDPLPVTLQGFPAWAEKPWYLTVGQPPQWCVVGESYVLYNPLNGCTHFLHESAYHIIEQLSRQPMGLTPLMESLGLQEEEASETRDGLIRLLWELDTLGIIAPMQP from the coding sequence ATGTCTGATCTTCCCCTGGATCCTCTGCCGGTTACCCTGCAGGGATTTCCTGCCTGGGCTGAAAAACCGTGGTATCTCACGGTGGGTCAACCCCCTCAGTGGTGTGTGGTGGGTGAGAGCTATGTGCTCTATAACCCTCTCAATGGCTGTACGCACTTTCTTCACGAATCCGCTTATCACATTATCGAACAGTTGAGCAGGCAACCCATGGGGCTAACCCCGTTGATGGAGAGCCTTGGCTTGCAAGAGGAAGAAGCCTCAGAAACCCGCGATGGGCTTATCCGTCTGTTATGGGAACTTGATACCCTGGGCATTATCGCCCCGATGCAGCCATGA
- a CDS encoding TIGR03087 family PEP-CTERM/XrtA system glycosyltransferase codes for MANILFLVHRIPYPPNKGDKVRAYHLLLELAARHHVSIGAFVDDPHDWQYAQDLAAQIQGACHLVPLDPKRAKPASLRGLLRGEALSMPYYRSRRMRGWVESLFAAGQVDATVCYSSPMAQYVAHHDQPIIMDFVDVDSDKWRQYAQEKTGVMRWLYQREGERLEWEEKIISDRVEASYFVNQKEAEHFRVLHPDRHGSVHHYDNGVDLQKFDPDQPYENPYTEGGSVLVFTGMMDYWPNIQAMVWFAQRVFPTLRQRHPNVQLAIVGAKPADEVVKLAEQPGVMVTGRVPDVRPYIAHAAFAVAPLLTARGTQNKVLEAMAMGKAVLATPQAMDGLTSYPETTQWVADGVEGMVEQAHTLLSQPQQAVVSGAAGRRCVQEHYNWSANIAPVMDKLEALL; via the coding sequence ATGGCTAACATACTTTTTTTAGTACACCGCATTCCTTATCCACCCAACAAAGGGGATAAGGTGCGAGCCTATCATCTGTTGCTGGAACTGGCGGCCCGCCACCATGTATCCATTGGTGCGTTTGTGGATGATCCCCATGACTGGCAATATGCCCAGGATCTGGCCGCGCAAATTCAGGGAGCCTGTCATTTGGTACCGCTGGATCCCAAGCGGGCCAAACCTGCCTCCCTGCGTGGTCTGTTACGGGGGGAGGCCTTAAGCATGCCCTATTACCGCAGTCGTCGCATGCGTGGCTGGGTTGAGTCCCTGTTTGCAGCGGGGCAGGTGGATGCAACGGTCTGTTACTCTTCGCCCATGGCACAATATGTTGCCCACCATGACCAGCCCATCATTATGGATTTTGTGGATGTAGACTCCGACAAATGGCGGCAATATGCCCAGGAAAAAACAGGGGTTATGCGCTGGCTATATCAACGGGAAGGGGAGCGCCTGGAGTGGGAGGAGAAGATCATTTCCGACCGGGTCGAGGCCTCCTATTTTGTGAACCAGAAAGAGGCCGAGCATTTTCGGGTCTTACACCCGGACCGTCATGGAAGCGTACACCACTATGATAATGGGGTGGATCTGCAAAAGTTTGATCCAGACCAGCCCTATGAAAACCCCTATACCGAGGGCGGCTCAGTACTGGTTTTTACCGGTATGATGGATTATTGGCCCAATATTCAAGCGATGGTGTGGTTTGCCCAGCGGGTTTTTCCAACTTTACGCCAGCGCCATCCAAATGTGCAGTTGGCCATCGTGGGTGCCAAACCCGCTGATGAGGTTGTAAAGTTGGCCGAACAACCAGGGGTTATGGTTACAGGGCGGGTGCCGGATGTGCGGCCCTATATAGCCCATGCGGCTTTTGCTGTGGCCCCCTTGCTTACCGCGCGGGGCACACAAAATAAGGTGTTGGAGGCGATGGCCATGGGCAAAGCGGTTTTGGCCACCCCCCAGGCGATGGATGGCTTAACCAGTTACCCTGAAACCACCCAATGGGTTGCCGATGGTGTTGAAGGGATGGTTGAACAGGCCCATACGCTGTTAAGCCAGCCTCAGCAAGCCGTTGTGAGTGGGGCGGCGGGTCGGCGTTGTGTGCAAGAACACTACAACTGGTCGGCCAATATCGCCCCGGTTATGGATAAGTTGGAAGCGTTGCTGTGA
- a CDS encoding TIGR03088 family PEP-CTERM/XrtA system glycosyltransferase, producing MSRRHICHLVHRFDVGGLESVLVELIHRLPVERYQHTVVALTEITDFSQRVNAQDVAFYALNKQPGKDLGVWWRLYTLLRQIKPDVVHSCNLATIEGQLPAWLAGVPRRIHAEHGRDSYDLEGRNPKYRLLRRLLNPLIHHWVPVSRDLARWLEGPLKISAHKVRPISNGVDLDRFHPDQADRALLERLGGWSGADTIALCVGRLWPVKDQANLLNALKILKDQGVLGAFKLALVGDGPERQRLENQVNRFHLETAVQFLGTHEDVAPLVAAADLFVLPSLAEGTPLTVLEAMACGAPIVASAVGGVPDLVKGDQYGTLVPPGDAHALATALQAYIEQPRAALRQTQGVLCRQWAEQHFGWPKAVDAYDQLFG from the coding sequence GTGAGCCGTCGCCATATCTGCCATCTTGTTCACCGATTTGATGTGGGGGGGTTGGAGTCGGTTTTGGTTGAGCTGATCCACCGCTTGCCTGTGGAGCGCTACCAGCATACGGTGGTCGCACTGACCGAGATTACAGATTTCTCCCAGCGTGTGAACGCTCAGGATGTGGCTTTTTATGCCCTGAATAAGCAGCCGGGTAAGGATTTGGGGGTTTGGTGGCGGCTTTATACCCTATTACGGCAGATTAAGCCCGATGTGGTGCACAGTTGTAATTTGGCAACCATTGAGGGGCAGTTACCCGCATGGCTGGCTGGGGTGCCCAGGCGTATCCATGCCGAGCATGGCCGGGACAGTTATGATCTTGAAGGTCGCAACCCCAAATACCGTTTATTAAGGCGGCTACTCAACCCGTTGATCCATCATTGGGTACCCGTGAGTAGGGATTTGGCCCGTTGGTTGGAGGGTCCACTCAAGATTTCTGCACACAAGGTTCGGCCCATTAGCAACGGGGTGGATCTGGATCGTTTTCATCCAGATCAGGCTGACCGTGCGCTGCTGGAGCGTTTGGGGGGGTGGAGTGGGGCGGATACCATTGCGCTTTGTGTGGGGCGTTTGTGGCCGGTAAAAGATCAAGCCAACTTGCTTAATGCGTTGAAAATTCTTAAAGATCAAGGTGTGTTAGGTGCATTCAAGCTGGCGCTGGTTGGGGATGGCCCTGAGCGACAGCGCTTGGAAAATCAAGTTAATCGGTTTCACTTAGAAACTGCGGTGCAGTTTTTGGGCACTCATGAAGATGTGGCACCCCTGGTGGCTGCAGCAGATCTGTTTGTTCTACCCTCGTTGGCTGAAGGAACGCCTTTGACCGTGTTAGAGGCCATGGCGTGTGGCGCGCCCATTGTGGCTTCCGCGGTCGGTGGGGTTCCAGATCTGGTGAAGGGTGACCAGTATGGTACGTTGGTGCCACCAGGGGATGCTCACGCTTTGGCCACAGCTTTGCAGGCTTATATCGAGCAACCGAGAGCCGCGTTGCGGCAAACACAAGGTGTGCTCTGTCGCCAGTGGGCTGAACAGCATTTTGGTTGGCCAAAAGCTGTGGATGCGTATGACCAACTTTTTGGCTAA
- a CDS encoding HprK-related kinase A: protein MSQPVLTQKLRGEGLRWRLGPALYHLYSDVPQIAAWLQRVYPHAPIHEVGEGVTACHGALRREPGLRRWLRPQVRLWVDGPTPFLPFPLDHAEPHLEWGLNFLFTTRFVHKLLLHAGVLERNGFALVLPGFPGFGKSTLTAALSQRGWRLFSDEFGVFEPNSALAKPMPKAIALKNDSIDVIRHFAPDAALGPLFPNTRKGTVAHLKPSHEAIDRMDEGAQARWIIFPRYQKGAALKLYPLSPEQVFPRLAGGAFNYETLGAPAFQSVAALAQNTLAFEMPYSNLEEAVSVLTQMADEGGA from the coding sequence GTGAGTCAGCCGGTGCTGACCCAAAAATTACGGGGTGAAGGGTTGCGCTGGCGTTTAGGCCCGGCCCTATATCATTTGTACAGCGATGTCCCGCAGATTGCCGCGTGGTTGCAGAGGGTCTATCCCCACGCCCCTATCCATGAAGTGGGTGAAGGGGTGACGGCTTGCCATGGTGCCTTAAGACGCGAGCCGGGTTTGCGTCGTTGGTTGCGTCCTCAGGTTCGTCTTTGGGTGGATGGTCCGACCCCTTTTCTTCCCTTCCCCTTGGATCATGCGGAACCTCATCTTGAGTGGGGGTTGAATTTTCTTTTTACCACCCGCTTTGTGCATAAATTGTTGCTACATGCCGGTGTTCTGGAGCGCAACGGCTTTGCACTGGTCCTGCCCGGTTTTCCAGGCTTTGGCAAAAGTACCCTCACAGCCGCTTTAAGCCAGCGTGGCTGGCGACTTTTTTCCGATGAATTTGGGGTGTTTGAGCCAAACAGTGCCTTGGCTAAGCCAATGCCCAAAGCTATCGCCTTAAAAAATGACTCCATTGATGTGATCCGTCATTTTGCACCAGATGCCGCTTTGGGCCCGCTATTTCCTAATACCCGAAAAGGTACCGTGGCCCACCTTAAACCTTCCCATGAAGCCATTGACCGTATGGATGAAGGGGCGCAGGCTCGCTGGATTATCTTTCCCCGTTATCAAAAAGGGGCCGCTCTAAAGCTCTATCCGTTGTCGCCGGAGCAGGTGTTTCCCCGCTTGGCTGGAGGGGCGTTTAATTATGAAACGCTAGGAGCGCCTGCTTTTCAGAGTGTGGCGGCACTGGCACAAAACACCCTGGCATTTGAGATGCCCTATAGTAATTTGGAAGAAGCGGTGTCTGTATTGACCCAAATGGCTGATGAGGGGGGGGCATGA
- a CDS encoding FemAB family XrtA/PEP-CTERM system-associated protein, giving the protein MASGVTLHWLRPDEVKDAQQWDAYVEQAPAGTFFHLSGWQQLLEDLYGHKSYYLYARRAGCVVGVLPLARVQSRLFDDALISTPFCVYGGVVAEDHGVVTALLDAARDLTARLNVAHLELRNTTPLDTQWVPKPLYATFKKAISEDAQANLKAIPRKQRAEVRRGIKSGLVSRVMEDPDPCYELYAVSLRNLGTPVFPRGHFHHLKKIFADRCEMTVLEHQGRAVSGVMSFYFKDQVLPYYGGALPAARKVGAYPYMYYDLMNRAAAQGRRVFDFGRSKVGTGAYAFKRFYGFEATPLYYGYHLYHSRALPDLNPLNPKYQRFIALWKRLPITVANRLGPVLARSLG; this is encoded by the coding sequence ATGGCTAGTGGGGTAACTCTACACTGGTTGCGCCCAGATGAAGTAAAGGATGCCCAGCAGTGGGATGCTTATGTTGAGCAGGCCCCAGCGGGGACTTTTTTTCATTTAAGTGGCTGGCAGCAGTTGTTGGAAGATCTCTACGGACATAAGAGCTACTATCTTTATGCCCGGAGAGCAGGGTGTGTGGTGGGGGTTTTACCCCTGGCCCGGGTGCAGAGCCGCCTGTTTGATGATGCCCTAATCTCCACCCCTTTTTGTGTCTATGGGGGGGTGGTGGCTGAAGATCATGGGGTTGTGACAGCCTTATTGGATGCCGCACGTGATTTAACCGCTCGTCTGAATGTTGCACATTTGGAGCTGCGTAATACCACCCCGCTAGATACCCAGTGGGTACCCAAGCCGCTCTATGCCACCTTTAAAAAGGCCATAAGTGAGGATGCCCAGGCCAATCTGAAGGCCATTCCGCGCAAGCAGCGTGCTGAGGTTCGACGGGGTATTAAGTCTGGTTTGGTGAGCCGGGTGATGGAAGACCCGGACCCCTGCTATGAGCTGTATGCCGTGAGTCTGCGTAACTTGGGCACGCCGGTGTTTCCCCGTGGGCATTTTCATCATTTAAAAAAGATCTTTGCAGATCGGTGTGAAATGACGGTACTTGAGCACCAAGGGCGTGCGGTTAGTGGTGTCATGAGCTTCTATTTTAAGGATCAGGTACTGCCCTATTATGGGGGGGCGCTACCTGCTGCACGTAAGGTCGGTGCGTACCCCTATATGTACTATGATTTGATGAACCGAGCAGCTGCCCAGGGTCGCCGAGTGTTTGACTTTGGCCGGAGCAAAGTGGGTACAGGGGCGTATGCATTTAAACGGTTTTATGGCTTTGAAGCCACACCACTCTATTATGGGTACCATCTGTACCATAGTCGTGCATTACCGGACTTGAATCCTCTTAATCCAAAATATCAACGGTTTATAGCCTTATGGAAGCGCCTTCCTATCACTGTGGCCAACCGTTTGGGGCCTGTGTTGGCCCGAAGTTTGGGATGA